Proteins from a single region of Syntrophales bacterium:
- a CDS encoding glycosyltransferase family 4 protein, which translates to MKKIALAMEKFSRYAGGAESYAVSLATSLIENGWEVHLFGETWDGEPSGAIFHKITIPKHLPSWAKMLMFAFRHRKMVTLYQFDVVLGFGNTIYMNVYQTHGGVHRLSTKRKVYSEKSKIKRAIKRLIIILSLKQWVRAWIESAPFRLDPRPRIVAISQMIKTDMESFFRVKGTEIEVVYNGVDTSRYNRNL; encoded by the coding sequence ATGAAAAAGATTGCGCTTGCAATGGAAAAATTCAGTCGGTACGCTGGAGGAGCAGAGTCATATGCTGTTTCTCTCGCCACATCTCTTATAGAAAATGGGTGGGAAGTGCATTTATTCGGGGAAACCTGGGACGGGGAGCCAAGTGGCGCCATTTTCCATAAAATAACAATTCCAAAGCATTTGCCCTCTTGGGCTAAAATGCTTATGTTCGCCTTTCGGCACAGAAAAATGGTTACCCTTTATCAATTTGATGTAGTGTTAGGATTTGGAAATACTATATACATGAATGTTTATCAGACCCATGGCGGGGTCCACAGGCTTTCAACAAAAAGAAAAGTTTACTCAGAAAAGAGCAAAATTAAACGGGCAATAAAGCGGTTGATTATCATTTTGTCACTGAAGCAATGGGTGAGAGCCTGGATTGAATCAGCGCCGTTTCGACTTGACCCACGGCCAAGAATAGTGGCGATTTCTCAAATGATAAAAACCGACATGGAGTCTTTTTTCAGAGTGAAAGGTACAGAAATTGAAGTTGTATATAATGGTGTCGATACCTCTCGATATAACCGTAATTTA
- a CDS encoding glycosyltransferase: MRKVLIGIPVLDNVEITRACLQHLYLNTKTDRLGLNVSVLIVDNGSQNDIADIFRQEFEDPKFPTYFLRNSENRGVASAWNQILRFAPEKIPGQSFYYDYYVVSNNDALFGADWLQPMVEAMETDKRIGWISTMENGSPVLEELIEAHALSKNYRVDPQKPYTTAVIHESLKHIYGKWGGHELFCQLVRDKELPLFIPFQQEGRSAVCFMVRPAMIDQIGFFDEDYSPTGIAEDLEYFLRMERILMPPSLTEEIYPEEAKWLCGFCGRSVVHHNWCSTRQGPNFDGRKWDKAREKNWKAKFGKSRKHYTKLLP; this comes from the coding sequence ATGAGAAAAGTCTTAATTGGCATACCGGTTTTGGACAACGTAGAAATAACCAGAGCATGTTTACAACATCTTTATCTAAATACAAAGACCGACAGATTGGGATTAAATGTGTCTGTTTTAATTGTTGATAATGGATCACAGAACGATATCGCAGATATCTTTCGACAGGAATTTGAAGATCCGAAATTTCCTACTTATTTTTTGAGAAATTCAGAAAATCGGGGTGTGGCTTCCGCATGGAATCAGATATTGCGGTTTGCGCCGGAGAAAATACCCGGGCAATCTTTTTATTATGATTATTATGTTGTATCAAACAACGATGCATTGTTTGGCGCTGACTGGTTACAGCCGATGGTGGAAGCTATGGAGACTGACAAAAGGATAGGCTGGATCTCCACTATGGAAAATGGCTCTCCCGTATTGGAAGAGTTGATAGAAGCCCATGCTTTGTCAAAGAACTATCGTGTCGATCCTCAAAAACCCTATACAACGGCTGTCATTCATGAGAGTTTGAAGCACATCTATGGAAAATGGGGAGGGCATGAGCTTTTCTGCCAACTTGTCAGGGACAAAGAGCTGCCTCTTTTTATCCCCTTTCAACAAGAGGGTCGGTCTGCTGTCTGCTTTATGGTAAGACCCGCGATGATTGATCAGATCGGTTTTTTTGATGAAGACTATTCTCCAACAGGTATCGCGGAAGACCTGGAATATTTTCTCAGAATGGAGCGTATCTTAATGCCACCATCGCTCACCGAGGAGATATATCCCGAAGAGGCGAAATGGCTGTGTGGTTTCTGCGGTAGGAGCGTCGTACACCACAACTGGTGCAGCACACGGCAGGGACCGAACTTTGATGGTCGAAAATGGGATAAGGCAAGAGAAAAAAATTGGAAAGCCAAGTTTGGAAAATCTCGTAAACATTACACGAAGTTGCTGCCATAA